One genomic window of Camelina sativa cultivar DH55 chromosome 5, Cs, whole genome shotgun sequence includes the following:
- the LOC104787773 gene encoding uncharacterized protein LOC104787773 codes for MRSGVEDNKGWIGPSTPEISNGFEFQKGSNRTPNHHRSTMGKPAPSKWDDAQKWLSGVGLGRGGGGGGEKSSHHSRNNKPRNSNADDLRLIASASQREREGEDQYVDVEYEDEEAAAGRPEVETKNVDCGESVWRKESSINPTAVIRSVCVRDMGTEMTPIGSQEPSRTATPVRATTPVGRSPVTSPVRASQRGEAVGTVTETVMNVRRVESSNNEMSNNGFGESKKAMSAMEARAMAWDEAERAKFMARYKREEVKIQAWENHEKRKAEMEMKKMEVKADRMKARAEEKLANKLAATKRIAEERRANAEAKLNEKAVRTSEKADYIRRSGHLPSSFSFSFKLPSRCWCQ; via the exons aTGAGATCTGGTGTAGAAGATAACAAAGGATGGATTGGACCATCGACTCCGGAGATATCGAATGGTTTTGAGTTTCAGAAAGGTTCTAACCGAACACCAAACCATCACCGCTCTACTATGGGGAAGCCTGCACCGTCGAAATGGGACGATGCTCAGAAATGGCTTTCTGGTGTAGGGCTTGGtcgtggcggtggtggtggtggtgagaaGAGTAGTCATCACTCTAGGAATAATAAGCCGAGAAACTCCAACGCTGATGATCTTAGACTTATAGCTTCGGCTTCACAAAGAGAACGTGAAGGAGAAGATCAGTATGTTGACGTTGAatacgaagatgaagaagcggCGGCGGGAAGGCCGGAGGTTGAGACGAAGAACGTTGACTGTGGTGAATCTGTTTGGAGGAAAGAGAGTAGTATTAATCCTACGGCTGTGATTAGATCGGTTTGTGTGAGGGATATGGGGACTGAGATGACTCCTATTGGGAGTCAAGAACCTTCAAGAACTGCTACGCCTGTGCGAGCTACGACGCCGGTTGGGAGGAGTCCTGTGACTTCACCTGTGAGGGCTTCGCAACGTGGCGAGGCGGTGGGGACGGTGACGGAGACGGTGATGAATGTTAGGAGGGTAGAGAGTAGTAATAATGAGATGAGTAATAATGGCTTTGGGGAGAGTAAGAAAGCAATGAGTGCTATGGAAGCTCGAGCCATGGCTTGGGATGAAGCCGAACGGGCTAAGTTTATGGCTAG GTATAAGAGAGAGGAAGTGAAGATACAAGCTTGGGAGAATCATGAGAAGAGAAAGGCcgagatggagatgaagaaaatgGAG GTGAAGGCAGACAGAATGAAAGCAAGGGCAGAGGAGAAGCTAGCAAACAAGCTAGCGGCCACAAAAAGGATAGCGGAAGAGAGGAGGGCAAACGCCGAGGCGAAGCTGAACGAAAAGGCTGTCAGGACTTCAGAGAAGGCTGATTATATAAGGAGAAGTGGTCATttgccttcttctttctctttctcctttaagcTTCCTTCTCGCTGTTGGTGTCAATAG
- the LOC104787774 gene encoding uncharacterized protein LOC104787774 has product MAESVASSSSHYISIFTNFPLISAVLAFTIAQFIKFFTSWYKERRWDLKRLFGSGGMPSSHSATVTALALAVGLQEGFGGSHFAIALILTSIVMYDATGVRLHAGRQAEVLNQIVYELPAEHPLAESIPLRELLGHTPPQVVAGGMLGISTAVVGYLVTLIGKSA; this is encoded by the exons ATGGCTGAATCGGTGGCTTCATCTTCGTCTCACTATATCTCAATTTTCACGAATTTTCCTCTCATCTCTGCCGTCTTAGCTTTCACCATCGCTCAATTCATCAAATTCTTCACCTCCTG GTATAAGGAAAGGAGATGGGATTTGAAAAGGCTTTTTGGGTCTGGAGGTATGCCTTCTTCACATTCAGCAACAGTTACAGCTTTAGCTTTAGCTGTTGGTTTACAAGAAGGCTTTGGAGGTTCACATTTCGCTATCGCTTTGATTCTCACTTCCATT gtGATGTATGATGCAACTGGTGTAAGATTACATGCTGGACGCCAAGCTgag GTTCTCAATCAGATTGTTTACGAACTTCCTGCAGAGCATCCTCTGGCTGAAAGCATACCTTTGCGTGAACTTTTAGGTCATACTCCTCCTCAG GTCGTTGCTGGTGGAATGCTTGGGATTTCTACAGCAGTTGTTGGGTACTTAGTCACCTTGATAGGCAAGTCAGCTTAG
- the LOC104787775 gene encoding protein Iojap-related, mitochondrial-like, with protein sequence MLTALRSRCSSLIQDQSWKLGLSSAPNRILASSPFFSSTAWPKDVSEILTLPEVEKILADVKADNVTVVPTHNHCFWADYMVVATGRSDWHLKNIAQALVYKAKQKQKGAKHIMLPSVQGYDSKWVVIDYGKFVVHALDEKARVYFNLESLWTAETSGTDSSDLQDLQKAFVKVRPINNSKRKPAKVSS encoded by the exons ATGTTGACGGCTCTCCGATCTCGTTGCTCATCTCTTATTCAAGATCAATCATGGAAGCTAGGTTTATCATCTGCTCCGAATCGCATCTTAGCCTCCTCTCCATTTTTCTCTTCAACCGCCTGGCCCAAAGATGTCTCAGAGATTCTCACGCTTCCCGAAGTGGAGAAGATACTCGCCGACGTGAAAGCTGATAACGTTACGGTAGTTCCAACTCACAATCACTGCTTCTGGGCTGATTACATGGTCGTCGCCACCGGAAGATCCGATTGGCACTTAAAAAACATCGCTCAAGCATTAGTCTATAAG GCGAAGCAAAAGCAGAAAGGAGCAAAACATATAATGCTGCCATCTGTGCAAGGGTACGATAGCAAGTGGGTTGTCATAGACTACG GGAAGTTTGTAGTCCATGCACTTGATGAGAAAGCCAGGGTTTATTTCAATTTGGAAAGCCTTTGGACTGCTGAAACATCTGGTACTGATTCTTCTGATCTTCAG gatCTTCAAAAGGCTTTTGTAAAGGTCAGACcaataaacaattcaaaaagGAAACCGGCGAAAGTGAGTTCTTGA
- the LOC104789676 gene encoding putative F-box protein At1g67623 has translation MVSSSLLSSASSIRKSRKTRICLDSLPEDLLVEISSSIAASSLSEVRSLRLVSKPFRNICDDQYVLCRLSLQETPLFPWNHDNETFSNFFKRCRKNGNPEALFRRGFIHYFLDNREHKGLKYLAKAAEKGNKEAKYVYGLILICLGGQTKQKGFKILSSLVKPLMSTTIEDLVELRHKIEKIREFLWDHANPVMERLKTEYVREKCKCDGKTTTFLARNPYGEDKDMNTSSACEFCLWDHEVELFCKRI, from the coding sequence atggtaTCATCCTCTCTGCTCTCGTCTGCTTCGTCTATAAGGAAATCTAGGAAAACAAGAATTTGCCTCGATTCTTTACCGGAAGATCTTCTTGTGGAGATTTCGTCAAGCATCGCAGCTTCTTCCTTGTCAGAGGTTCGTAGTCTCAGATTAGTTTCGAAACCGTTTCGTAATATCTGCGATGATCAATATGTTCTCTGCCGACTTTCGCTTCAAGAAACCCCTCTGTTCCCATGGAATCACGACAATGAAACGTTCTCCAATTTCTTTAAAAGATGTCGCAAGAATGGAAACCCCGAAGCTTTGTTTCGCAGAGGATTCATCCACTACTTTCTTGATAACCGTGAGCACAAAGGACTCAAATATTTAGCTAAAGCTgcagaaaaaggaaacaaagaggcAAAATATGTCTATGGGCTGATTCTAATCTGTCTTGGAggccaaacaaaacaaaagggttTCAAGATCTTGTCTTCTCTTGTAAAGCCGTTGATGTCAACTACGATAGAGGATCTGGTGGAACTTCGACACAAGATTGAAAAGATTAGAGAGTTCCTTTGGGATCATGCCAACCCGGTGATGGAACGACTCAAAACAGAGTATGTTCGAGAGAAGTGCAAGTGCGACGGTAAAACCACGACGTTCTTAGCAAGGAATCCATACGGTGAGGACAAAGACATGAATACTTCTTCTGCTTGTGAGTTTTGTCTGTGGGATCACGAAGTTGAACTTTTCTGTAAGAGGATTTAG
- the LOC104787776 gene encoding DNA polymerase alpha subunit B-like produces MATDEEIKNEFKRSGFTLVEEDEILKKCVTLCINYSLNPSDLVSSWELYHLNRQLLDQTVNKDEMDGFVLHLQNEQKESIMREEESGLHLYSNRDVDMLLDKMPEDTEEIVTTPTNKSQRLHPDPFDSISRSRDYGYSTGKSVGHVTPFGRRVEKFVVKFNIGNVAAHAENGNNHDVENSEDDIIKRVQTSQRCSLKVNGSGPEPGCRFMYDRTEDRFNALENRIVRHADAFAASGLYEEQVDPAVASQRSIFAVGMICCDAEGHLNDKSILLQSSAERTSGQRVPLDLNKLDQFSIFPGQIVGIEGQNPSGHYLTASKLVDSVPSTLTADADLPPAKRQNLDPEVVTSAEESHELSGVSFIIASGPFTTSDNLLFEPLNELLAYARRKPPQLLVLLGPFVDSEHPEIKKGAVDATFNEIFQMEVVRKLQDYTEFMGSEVRVVLVPSIRDANHDFIFPQPPFDIHIPDLEHQMTSLSNPGTFEANQVKVGCCTVDVLKHLSGEEMSRNPSGVPTDRMSRLASHLLRQRSFYPLYPPPESLPYDSSLAPKALEISSIPDILLLPSDMRYFVKVLSLGEGEDAVKCVCVNPGRLAKGEGAGTFVELTYKGSPELMHASIISI; encoded by the exons ACAGCTTCTTGATCAAACTGTAAATAAGGATGAGATGGATGGGTTTGTATTGCATCTTCAGAACGAACAGAAAGAATCTATTATGAGAGAGGAAGAATCTGGTCTGCATCTTTACTCAAATAGAGATGTAGATAT GCTTTTGGACAAGATGCCTGAAGATACTGAAGAGATTGTAACTACCCCTACAAACAAGTCTCAACGGTTACATCCGGATCCATTTGATTCGATAAGTCGATCAAGAGATTACGGTTACTCTACTGGGAAGTCAGTTGGACATGTGACACCTTTTGGGCGACGAGTCGAAAAGTTTGTGGTGAAGTTCAACATAGGTAATGTGGCGGCTCATGCAGAGAATGGAAACAATCATGATGTAGAAAACAGTGAGGATGATATCATTAAGAGAGTTCAAACCAGCCAGCGGTGTTCTCTAAAAGTCAATGGCTCAGGCCCTGAACCAGGTTGCAGGTTCATGTATGACAGAACTGAGGATAGGTTTAATGCACTTGAGAACCGGATCGTAAGGCATGCAGATGCATTTGCTGCCTCAGGCTTATATGAGGAACAGGTGGATCCTGCTGTTGCTTCACAG AGAAGCATATTTGCGGTGGGAATGATTTGCTGTGATGCAGAAGGGCATTTGAATGACAAGTCCATTCTATTGCAGAGCAG TGCCGAGCGTACTTCAGGACAGCGTGTTCCACTGGACTTAAACAAACTAGATCAGTTCTCCATTTTCCCTGGCCAG ATAGTTGGCATTGAGGGACAAAATCCTAGTGGACATTATCTCACTGCATCCAAGCTAGTGGATTCAGTTCCTTCAACACTTACTGCTGATGCGGATCTTCCTCCTGCTAAGAGGCAAAACTTGGATCCGGAGGTCGTAACGTCTGCAGAAGAATCTCATGAATTATCAGGGGTTTCATTT ATTATTGCATCCGGACCATTCACCACATCAGACAACTTGCTGTTTGAGCCACTGAATGAGCTACTAGCCTATGCAAGAAGAAAGCCACCACAGTTACTCGTGCTG CTTGGACCATTTGTGGATTCTGAGCATCCGGAGATTAAGAAAGGAGCTGTTGATGCCACCTTCAATGAGATATTTCAAATGGAAGTCGTCAGGAAG TTGCAAGATTATACGGAATTCATGGGTTCAGAAGTAAGAGTGGTTCTGGTGCCATCCATCCGTGATGCTAACCATGATTTCATATTCCCACAG CCTCCTTTCGACATTCACATACCTGATCTCGAACATCAG ATGACCAGTCTATCAAATCCGGGAACCTTTGAGGCAAACCAG GTAAAGGTAGGTTGTTGCACGGTGGATGTACTAAAACACCTGAGTGGTGAAGAGATGTCAAGAAATCCAAGTGGAGTCCCCACTGATCGCATGTCCAGACTTGCTAGCCATCTCCTCCGTCAGCGAAG CTTTTATCCTCTGTATCCACCTCCCGAGAGCCTCCCTTATGATTCCTCACTCGCTCCTAAGGCGCTAGAGATTTCATCAATCCCGGATATTCTCCTGCTTCCATCAGACATGAGGTACTTCGTGAAG GTTTTATCTCTTGGGGAAGGAGAAGATGCAGtcaagtgtgtgtgtgtaaacCCTGGAAGACTTGCGAAAGGAGAAGGGGCAGGTACTTTTGTTGAGCTTACCTACAAGGGCTCTCCGGAATTGATGCACGCTTCCATCATCTCTATTTAA